The genomic segment CTGGAGCTTCCGGACTGCGTGGGAACGCCGGTAATCACGCCGCTTGAGCTTAGAGTGAGCCCTGAGGGCAGTTGGCCGGCCGATATGGTCCAGGAATAGGGTGACGTACCCCCAGTAGCCTGCAGCGTTGCCGTGTAGTTCGAGCCTAGCAGTGCGGCGGGGAGCGACGTGGTCGAGATCACGACGGCAGCCGGCACAGCACTATTCTGAGATGAACAGGGCAGATAGTATTGGAAGAGCAAGGAGGGCTGACAGTCTCAGGCGCGTCAATTTTCCGCCTCCGTGAGTTCGTGGTTTGCAGCATCACCGACTGTAGCCAAAGGAAAGGCCCCTAACTACTGAGCAGAAGGCCGGTTAGAGTCCAGTGCATGGTCCCTGTACCGACACCTGTACGAACGTACAGGTGCATTGGTCCCGTTGGCTTTTCCTTCCCAGTTTTCTTGCTGCGAGCCGAAACAGAGACCAGCGTGGGACGACTACTACCGGCGGTCGCAAGAGTTGATTACCGAAGTGCAGATGCGCGGGCTAATTGTCTTTGCCGCAGGGTCGGATATCTGGTCTCATTACGTTAGTACATGCACGGCTTGTCCTAGTGGGCATGTACCAGGGATTACATCACTGGGAGGTTTGGAATGTTGCTCGCGGTTGTCTTACTTCTCGCACAGGATGTGACGGTCCCACCGGCGAACATTCAGGAGGCCAGCCCCCAGGTTATTCTGGCCAGCGCCACCGCATTGCCTTCAGCACCGTCGGCACTAAACGGAACACTGGAGCCATCGCCAGAACTGTCCACAGCGGTTCTGAACGCCACACCTACGAATCCAACACCTGCGGGTACTTCGATCGAGCCTGTCCTCCTGGTGAAGCCATCGAAGCCGTCGCCGGCAGGTAGCAAGCGCGTTTGGCTGGCGCTCACCATCGCACAACACAGTGCGGCCACTTTTGACGCGTGGACCACGCGCCGAAGGGTCAGCTCCGGCAGTTATCATGAGAACTACCCGCTTCTGAAGCCGTTCGCAGGAAACAGTTCTTTGTACGCGGTGGTGCAGATTACGCCCGTGGTGTTCGATTTTGTCGGCCAGCGAATGCGTCACAGCGATCGGCCCTGGATGCGGCGGATCTGGTGGGTGCCACAGGCCGCGCAAACCGTCACGCACCTAGCCTTCGGCGCGAGAAACCTGAGCAAGTGAATCGGCGCAATGTTGAATTCGAATACCGAATAGAAGAACTCTGAGTTTGGCAGCCTTCTTGCTCGTGGGTTCGAAACCGGGCGCGAGCGGTAAGCGCAAGTTGGTGATCAAGCGGCAGATACCGTGCATTCCCAGTCCATGGTGGGGCGTACTTTCTACACACTGGCGGTACCTTATGAATTGGCTATTCTGTTGTTCACAGGTCATTGCTGAGGTAGAATGCGGGAAATTCAGAGTTCTGGCAAGCGCACACGCATGTCGAGACCGTGCTCGAAAAAGAAAGTGGGAGTGTGTCTGGTCTCGTCGCATCCTTTAATTCTAGCTAAGTTCCAAGAGCAGCTACTGACCTCCGACTTCCAGTTGCAGACCTGTAGAATAACAGCGGAAGACGGCACCGTGGCCTTGCCACGTGCCGACGTTTACGTCGTGGACTCATTCAGGCACCAGCCCCTGACCGAAGAACTGGTGGCCACGATCATGAGCCGCAGCCCCGCCTCGGTGATCGTTGTCCTGGCCGATTCGTTTCCCGAACCGATCGCGTTTCCTCTCCTGCGCCTCGGGGTGAAAGGACTCCTGCAATACTCCGATGCCGAGCCACAACTCCCTGGCGCGCTGCAGGCGGTCAGCGCCGGCGGTTATTGGGTTCCTCGGACGACACTGGGGCGAATGCTGGAGCACATATGGACGACTGACCGACGGCAGCGCGGCATGCACATGCATACGACCGTCAGCCCCCGCCAACGACAGATCTTGAAGTGCCTGCTGGAGAACCTTTCTAACAAAGAGATCGGCGAAAGGCTGAACATCTCGGAGCGGACCGTCAAGTTTCATGTATCCAATCTGCTGTCCAAATACGGCGTGCGGCGGCGGGCGGATCTCATATTGCTCTCCTACCAAACCGAGCAGGTAAGCGCAGCCGAAGTCCCGTAGTGGCACCGGCGCTCTGCTGGTTGCACACGTCGCCTAACTCAGCCAGACCAAACCGGGGCGAATACGCCTCTACTGCTGTTTTCCGTGGGTCGAGCTCTCGGGAGGCGGCAGTGGACCGCTTGGATCGTCGTCAGCGGTGAGGTGGCGCTCAATTCTATTGATTACATTCGCCTCTCGCGCCTGGCGCATGAATTCCGTTCGTAGTTGGCGAAGGTATGGCTCTGCAGTTCGTTGTCGTTCGGCCAAGGGCCGCCCGGAAGTGGAATAGAAATCCGCGAGATCGACCAGTAGCCAGAAGTATCCGGGGTCAGCCGCGTAGGAACGCAAGTAATAGAATTCGGCACGGGCCCTATTGCCCGCGCCGGCATAAGCAGCCCCCCTAATATAGTCAGTTCGCCCAGGCTTAGCGACGGATGGCCATTTGTCCGCCTCGCTGACGGTTTGGAGCGCGGCAGAGTAGTTGCCTGCCTCCAACAGGGCATGGGCACTTTCGAACTGACGCTCCCGCACGCTGCGGAGGTACTGTGTTGACGCGGCCGCCAGCATCAGGGCCAGAATTGCGATCCTGGCCGGCCAACGGTTCTTGGGCACTGGCGTGGCCTGGCGCGAACTCTTTCTGCGGTACTGGAGGAGCGCAACAATTGCGAATGCCGAGCCGAAGATCAGCGACTCGGCGAGGGCGTCGGTCGGCAGCAGCGCGAAACCCGATACGCGGGGGGAGAAAGGCCAACAGAGAGCGCGATCGGTTGCCTGGGCCAGATCGAGCAAATCGTGGCCCGCGATGCAGGCAGATGAGATGAGGAATGCGCGCGCCGTGGAAATGCGGTTGAGGTGTTTCAACCACGGCACCACCGCGACCGATGCGACAAATGCAAACACCAGGGAGTGGCTGAAAACTCGTGCCCTGCTCCAACCTGCCAGGTGCAGCAGTTGCGTGCTGAGATCCGGCAAATAAGAAAGCACTGCCGCAGTCGGAATCCACCAAGCGGAGACTGCGCGCGCCTTCGGCGGTGAAGCTTCGGTCGCGATTCCAATCGCCAGTCCGGCAAACGCATGTCCCAGCACGGGCATGGAAATTCCTCGCTAGAGATGGTCCCTGGTTCCGAGTCAAGTACATTCCGCGGCAATGGGTTCGGCGCCCGCGACTATCAATTTGCGTCTTGCGCGTCCACTTCCGGCACAGCTTCCACCAGCAGGGGTTTGAAATGAAGGTACCGCGTCGCGGTGCGCTTGGAATCAATGGCGGCGAATACGCGATCGACTTGTTGCGTCGTCAGACCGGCGGCGGTGGCAACGGTTGCAACGCTCAAGCCCGCATTCTTGCCGAACAGGCACAGATCGAATTTGTCCAGCGGCAGGGAAAAATAGAACTCTTCCTGCGATTGCGGCAGCGAGAAAGTGTCGGTCGTCGACGGCCGTTGCTGAATCTCCTGCGGAATCTGCAGGTAAGCGGCCAGTTGGTAGACCTGCGTCTTATACAAATGGGCAATGGGCTTCAGGTCGGCGGCGCCATCGCCGTTCTTGACGAAGAAACCCTGGTCATACTCCAGCCGGTTGGGTGTGCCCGCCACCGCATAATTGATCCGATCGGCATGGTAGTACTCCAGCATCTTGCGCGCGCGCTGCTTAAAATTGGTGGCCGCAACGATGTCCGAGTACGCCTGCGCAGTCAGCCGGACCTTCTTCTGGTTGCCCTCGGGGGACTGAACCACGAGCGAGGAAATCGCGTAGCGCGCGCCCGTGGTGGCATCCGGCATCACGAGTTTGCATTTCC from the Terriglobia bacterium genome contains:
- a CDS encoding response regulator transcription factor codes for the protein MREIQSSGKRTRMSRPCSKKKVGVCLVSSHPLILAKFQEQLLTSDFQLQTCRITAEDGTVALPRADVYVVDSFRHQPLTEELVATIMSRSPASVIVVLADSFPEPIAFPLLRLGVKGLLQYSDAEPQLPGALQAVSAGGYWVPRTTLGRMLEHIWTTDRRQRGMHMHTTVSPRQRQILKCLLENLSNKEIGERLNISERTVKFHVSNLLSKYGVRRRADLILLSYQTEQVSAAEVP
- a CDS encoding metal-dependent hydrolase, whose amino-acid sequence is MPVLGHAFAGLAIGIATEASPPKARAVSAWWIPTAAVLSYLPDLSTQLLHLAGWSRARVFSHSLVFAFVASVAVVPWLKHLNRISTARAFLISSACIAGHDLLDLAQATDRALCWPFSPRVSGFALLPTDALAESLIFGSAFAIVALLQYRRKSSRQATPVPKNRWPARIAILALMLAAASTQYLRSVRERQFESAHALLEAGNYSAALQTVSEADKWPSVAKPGRTDYIRGAAYAGAGNRARAEFYYLRSYAADPGYFWLLVDLADFYSTSGRPLAERQRTAEPYLRQLRTEFMRQAREANVINRIERHLTADDDPSGPLPPPESSTHGKQQ
- the nadE gene encoding NAD(+) synthase yields the protein MSTGTPLSASMLTIDAAQEAARIETAIRDQILNRLRRKGAVLGISGGIDSSVVAALCVRALGRERVLGLFLPELDSSDDSLRYGELLARRLRIDTRLEDISPILTAAGCYRRRDDAIRSLVPEYGANWKCKLVMPDATTGARYAISSLVVQSPEGNQKKVRLTAQAYSDIVAATNFKQRARKMLEYYHADRINYAVAGTPNRLEYDQGFFVKNGDGAADLKPIAHLYKTQVYQLAAYLQIPQEIQQRPSTTDTFSLPQSQEEFYFSLPLDKFDLCLFGKNAGLSVATVATAAGLTTQQVDRVFAAIDSKRTATRYLHFKPLLVEAVPEVDAQDAN